A genome region from Hippopotamus amphibius kiboko isolate mHipAmp2 chromosome 1, mHipAmp2.hap2, whole genome shotgun sequence includes the following:
- the LOC130838663 gene encoding transcription initiation factor IIB-like has product MKMASTSRLDALPRVTCPNHPDAILVEDYRAGDMICPECGLLVGDRVIDVGSEWRIFSNDKATKDPSRVGDSQNPLLSDGDLSTMIGKGTGAASFDEFGNSKYQNRRTMSSSDRAMMNAFKEITTMAGRINLPRNTVDRTNNLFKQVYEQKSLKGRANDATASACLYIACIQEGVPRTFKEICAVSRISKKEIGRCFKLILKALETSVDLITTGDFMSRFCSNLCLPKQVQMAATHTAHKAVQLDLVPRRNPVSVAAATIYLASQASADKRTQKEIGDIAGVADVTIRQSYKLIYPRAPHLFPTDFIFDTPVDKLPQL; this is encoded by the coding sequence ATGAAGATGGCGTCTACCAGCCGCTTGGATGCTCTTCCAAGAGTCACGTGTCCAAACCATCCAGATGCTATCTTAGTGGAAGACTACAGAGCTGGTGATATGATCTGTCCTGAATGTGGTCTGCTTGTAGGTGACCGGGTTATTGATGTAGGATCTGAGTGGAGAATTTTCAGCAATGATAAAGCAACAAAAGATCCATCTCGAGTTGGAGATTCTCAGAATCCTCTTCTGAGTGATGGAGATTTGTCTACTATGATTGGCAAGGGTACAGGAGCTGCAAGTTTTGATGAATTTGGTAATTCTAAGTACCAGAATAGGAGAACCATGAGTAGTTCTGATCGGGCAATGATGAATGCATTCAAAGAAATCACTACCATGGCAGGCAGAATCAACCTCCCTCGAAATACAGTTGATCGAACAAATAATCTATTCAAACAAGTGTATGAACAGAAGAGCCTGAAGGGAAGAGCTAATGATGCCACAGCTTCTGCTTGTCTCTATATTGCTTGCATACAGGAAGGAGTTCCTAggacatttaaagaaatatgtgCCGTATCACGAATTTCTAAGAAAGAAATTGGCCGAtgttttaaacttattttgaaaGCTTTAGAAACTAGTGTGGATTTGATTACAACTGGGGACTTCATGTCCAGGTTTTGTTCCAACCTTTGTCTTCCTAAACAAGTACAGATGGCAGCTACACATACAGCCCATAAAGCTGTGCAGTTGGACTTGGTTCCTCGAAGGAACCCCGTATCTGTTGCAGCAGCCACCATTTACCTGGCCTCGCAGGCATCAGCTGACAAAAGGACCCAAAAAGAAATTGGAGATATTGCTGGTGTTGCTGATGTTACAATCAGACAGTCCTACAAACTAATCTATCCTCGGGCCCCACATCTTTTTCCTACAGACTTCATATTTGACACCCCTGTGGACAAACTACCACAGCTATAA